Sequence from the Desulfovibrio intestinalis genome:
CATCACCTTGTAGTACAGGGCCATATATTCTTCATTTTCCATGAGCTCTTTGAAGCGTGCGGGCCATGCCTCCTCAAGCATTTTGAGTGGATTGCGGCAGGCTTCCCAAAGCTGCGGGTTCAGGGCCATGAAGAGGGCTTTGGCATGGTCGTGCCAGCACCACCAGATGTTCTGGGCCAGTTCACGCAGGCGCAGAAGTTCGCGGGGCACTTCGGCAACAGCCATGATGGAACGCAAAAAGGGAGTAGCAGAGCAGGAAGCCGTGAGCACGCGCGTAAGCGCGCCGTGCCCCGCATCGTGGTCGGCGCGGGTGTCGGACTTGGTAAGGGCGATCTCAAACGCCTTCATATAGTTGTCGAAAAAATATCCCCATGAGGTTTTTTCGGCCAGGCTACGGGCGTGCCCCCGCCATGCGTGCAGGTCCTCTGCGGAGCCTGCGGTTGCCGCAAGTATTTTTTCGTGCAGAACATTGGCGCTCTGCTCAAAGTTTGTGCCGCGTCTTGGCATGACATATACGCCCCTGCGGTCCATGCCCTCTTCCTTAATCTGTTCTTTGACCCACATGCCGAAGCCCGAAAGGTCGGTAGTAAGGGTGGGTACGGCCCAGGCCGCGCTTTCTTGCGGGGTATACCCCCAGGGTTCGTACCAGGAGGGGAAAAAGCCTCCATCGCAGGCGGCCAGAACTTCTTCGTAGGGCATGTTGAAAAAGCCGTCATGTCCATCAAGCATGGCTGGCACAAAGATGACCTTGACGCGCCTTTCGCTCTTGTTGTTGAGCCCAAGGCGGCGGCAGGCGTTGATAATGGGATCTTCGGGGGCGTTCCACACATGATGGGTGCAAATGAAGGGCTGGCCGTTGTCTGTATCTGCCGGATCGCCGGAGATGGCAGCCGGGTTTACCCCCATATGCCCGCCCATTACCAGACAGAGAACCAGAATGGAGGAGCCGGTGCCAGTCAGATTGCGGTCTGCCTGGGCCAGAGCGTCAAGAAAAACGTCCACGCCCTTGTTGTGCATTTCATAGCGGCCAGAAATGACAAAAATTCTGGTATCTTCCGGCAGGGGATCACGCAAAAAGCGGCCTGCAGCTTCCATTACTTTTGCGCGGGTAGCCAGAGGAATGCTGCGGTCTTCGGAGTAGTCGGGTATGACGCGCAGGTCCAGACCGTTGGTGGTGATGACGTCAGGCTGGCGGCCCAGAAAAACCGTGGACTCCTCACCCGTGATGGGGCTCACGGTCGTAAAGGCGTCGGCCTCACGGGCGGCGGTGCTTTCCATTGACCATTTGGCTGTAATATTCAGGGCCGCGGCTTCGTTGGCCGGGTTGATATTGCGCATGTTGGTATAGATGTCGCGTCCGGTTGCGGCCAGGGCGCGGCCCAGCATGGTGGCGTGGGTGGTGAACACCGTGCCCACCTCGGGCGCAAGTTTTTTGACCGTAAGCAAGCCAGCAGCGCACATCCATTCGTGGAAGAGGGCCACGCTGTGTCCCTGCATGGGCTCCACCCGGCTTTCGTGCACGGCGGCTATGACTTCGCCGCAGGTGGCGGCAAACATGACGGGTTCAATATAGTCCCATCCGCCGGAAAGCGAGTCCACACCGTAGTTTTTCCACATTTCGAAAAGCAGCTGGTTGCTGGAATAGCGTTTGTCGAATTCCACCAGGATGACCTTGGGGCGGCCAGGGATGTTCCAGCGGCCCAGGCGGCACTTGAGATCCCGCGTGGCAAGGCCTATGCGCAGGGAATCCCAGGCGTGCTCGTCGGTTTCTTCAAAGCCGGGGCTCTCTTTCAGGGCCGGGCCAAGAAGAAAGTAGTCTTCGCCAAAATGCTCCACAGCCTGAAGGGCCTTGCTGGTGACAACGGAATGTATGCCGCCTACCTTGTTGCAGACTTCCCAGCTCACTTCAAACAGGGTTACCAGGGACGAGTTGAACTCCATGTCTTCTCCTTGCGCATAATATCGTTAGAGCATTTTCATTTTGAAATGCATATTTTTACAATCAATCTGCTCCAAACAGTGCCGCCTTGAGACGAATTTGTTCTTTATATCAATGCGTACGGGCCATGTATGCAGAGGTGCGTTTTTGTGGCGCCCCACTGGAATAAAGGCTGAGGTTCGACGCAAAAACAACTGGAAAGGCGCTTGCAACGACACTGGCCAGGGGGCGAAATCGCCGTGTTTGGTACGTCATGCGGTGGTGCCAGTTTTGCGGCGCGTGGCAGCGGGTTTTTTTTCTGTTGCGGCTCCCTCGGCCTTTGCGCCAGTTTTTTTCTTGCCTGACGTTTTTTCAGGGGGCTTGGCTTGCGCCTTGCGTCCTTGCGCCGCAGGGCTTTTGGTTTTCGCCGATGCTGCCGATATCGCCGATGCCCCCGGGGCGGGTGCCGCCTGCAATTCTTCAGCTGCCTTGAGGCGCATTTCAAAATCTGCCAGCACGTTCATGAAAGTGATGTAGGCATCGTAGGGGCTGCCAAACGGGCTTGGCCTGTCTGGAGATTCGCTGGAGAACCATTTGGTGGACATATGGCGAAAGTGGTCGGCGGTCTGCAAACGGTCGAAATCGTGTTGCAGGTCAGGCGCTCCGCACAGGGCGACCCGTGAAGACAGGGCGTAAAGCGCGTGTATGGCATCCTTTTGCATGTCATTGCCAAGCCATGCGGTGAGATCGCCGCTTTCTTCATCCCAGGACATGAACTGGGGCACGTCCATTTCGCCCATAGGCTTGAACGCCTGAATTGCCATGCCTGGAGTGGTGAAGTGAAAGTCCTTGCGGGCAAGCAGGGCTTCGGGCAGGGCTTCCATAAAGTCGAAAATGCCCGATTCCTTGCTGTGGCGCAGGCCCAATATATGATAATCGTTGATGATATTTATGATGTCGGCAGATTCTGCGAGCCCGTGGCACCATGAGGCGAAGGTTTCTGCCCTGAGGGGCCAGGCAGGCCATGCAGTGTCGGAAAAGCGCATGCCGATATCGCCCGAAAGGTTGGTGTTGCGCAGCAGCATACTCAGGCCGGGAGCGCTGACGGGCTGGTAAAGATAGTTGGCGCTGCGCCAGCCCAGCACATGATCCGTGCCTTCGGCCAGCACGGCCTTGAAGCCGAGTTCGGCTACGGCGACGGCCAGATCGTTATTGTAGACGCATTCCGTATTTTTGAAGGTTACTGGCTTGTAGCCGAAAAGAGTATTCAGGCGCGCCAGCTGGGCCTTAACCTGACGGTCGAATTCTTCCCGGGAATAGAGAAAGGCTAGGGAATGGGGCGCGGTTTCCGCCACAAATTCCACGCAGCCAGTGCGGGCCAGAGCCACAAAACTGTCCAGCACTTCGGGAACATATTGCTCGAACAGGTCAAGGGCCGTGCCCGAAATGGCGTAGGAGACACGAAAGGCTCCCTCGTAACGGCGGATGAGTTTGAGCATAAGCTCGTTGGCGGGCAGGTAACAAAGGCGTGCGGCGCGCAGCATGGCGTCGCAGTTATGGTCGTCGTCTTCGTATATCGAGTTTTGACCCATATCAAACACAGTATAGCGACGTAGCTGATAAGGTTCGTGAACCTCATAGCACAAGCAGATGGCAGGCATTAGCGACCTCCGTGCACGTTGTGGTAAATGGCCAGCAACTGGTCGGCGGCATTTTCCCAACGGATGGACTTCATTTCTTCACGGCAGTTTTTCACCAGTTCAGCCGCAAGGCAGGGATAGCGCAGGACGGCGCAAATTTTGTCGGCCATTTCGCGGGTATCCCAAAAATCGGCTTTGAGGGCATGTTCCAGCACTTCTGACACGCCTGACTGGCGCGAAAGCAGTACTGGCACATCGTAGAGCATGGCTTCTAAAGGAGTTATGCCGAAGGGTTCGGACACTGAGGGCATGACGTACAAATCGCTCAGGGCGAACATGCGGTCCACTTCTTCACCGTGCAAAAATCCGGCGAAGTGAAAACGGCTGCCCATGCGCAGCTGACCAGCCCTGCGGATGAGGCGCGGCAGCATGTCGCCGCTGCCCGCCATGAAAAACCGCACATTTGGAATTTTTTGCAGCACCAGACGCGCGGCTTCCATGAAGTATTCCGGCCCTTTCTGAAAGGTAACGCGGCCCAGAAACAGCACACGTTTTTCATGCCGGATGCGCGGGGGAATGGGGTAGCGGCGCTGGGCCTCGTGCCGGGCCACGGCATTGTGCACAACCAGAACCTTTTCAGGGGGAATGCCGTAACGCTCGATAACAGTCTTGCGGGTGAGGCGGCTCACGGCCACCACAACGTCGGCGGCCATCATGCCAGCCCGTTCAATACCCGCCACCTGCTCGTTAATGCCGGAGCCGCTGCGGTCGTATTCCGTAGCGTGAATGTGGACGACAAGAGGCTTGCCTGTAAGATTTTTTGCCAGCATTCCGGCGGGATAGGTCATCCAGTCGTGTGCGTGAATGACGTCAAAATTTTCCTGAACGGCCAGAGCGGCAGCCAAACGGCTATACCGCAGCACCTCTGTCATGAGGTCGGGGCCGTAGCCGCCCTGAAGGGTGTAGGTGATGGATTGCCGCTGCCGGAATTTGTGGCTCCCAGCCGGATATACAGTAGATGAGCATGGTTGCTCCATGCAGGTGCGGGTACCGGAACTCCCCATTGCGCTGGCATAGTCCTGCTCGGTCAGGTACGGCACGAGAGGACTGTCCACAGGCAGGCAACGTATTCCTTCGTGCCAGACTTCCTGTTGCGCCCAGGCCATGCGCCGCACCAGATCTTCAGTAATGGGAGTGCCGGATGCCGAACGCAGCCACAGGAATCCGTCCCGCCCCTTGCTGTCGTCAATGCGGGGCAGTACAAAGATTATTTCCGCTCCTCGCCGGGCCAGAGCCTGAGTCATGCCAAAGCAGGCCGTACCCAAGCCTCCGCTGATGTGAGGTGGGAACTCCCAGCCGAACATAAGCACTCGCATGTGTTCTCCCTCGTATGGCGGAAGTTTTTCCGCCGGGTTCAGCGGCCGTTCATGCTGGCCGCCGCAAATTTTTCCTCCACTCCTGTTTGGACATTTTCACTTTGAAATGCTTGCTTGGCGGCGAAGTGAGTTCGCCTTGCAAGCATTTTGTGGCGCGAATTTTTATAAAAATCCGCGCAGAGCAGATAAACATTTTTAATGTTGGTCTGCTCTAACAGGCTGATCCCGGCGCCGGCGTGGCTTCCGGCGCGCATTTATGATGTTTTTTGCAGCCTTCCAGAACCATGCTCACGCGGCAGACCCCTGCCGTATCACCAGTGACAGGGTGGGCCATGCGGTGAGCAGCCAGTTTTTGCCAGCGTTGATATACGGCAGGCGCTGCTTTTTGCACCCGCAGCAAAAGGCGCAGGCATTCGGCGACACTCCAGGCTTGGGCAATGCAGCCATTGGGTTTGTAAGGTGGTGAGCCGTCAAAGATTTCAGAAATACTGCCCAGGCCCGCCTGGGAAATGTGGTCGCAGTAGAGCGGCGTGAGGGTATCCAGCAGGGCCAGGGCAGCGCCATCAATATCCCAGGCCGTGCGCAGCAGCGCGTCGGCATAATGCCCAAGCAGCCACGGCCAGACAGTGCCCTGGTGGTAAGCCGCGTCACGGGCGGCAGGGTCGCCGTCGTAGCGGCCCTTGTAGTGGGGATCGTCCGGCGCAAGGGTGCGCAGGCCATAAGGAGTAAGCAGCTTGTTACGCACGCATTCCACCACCTGGGCCTGATATTCTTCAGGCAAAATGGCGTGCGGCAGGGAAACTGCGAAAATCTGGTTGGGCCGCACGCTGGCGTCGACTTTGCCAGCGCGCCACACGTCGCCAAGGTAGCCCCCGCCGCCGTGAATCCAGAAGCGCTGAAAAAATACCATACGCAATCTGCGCAGGGTCGTGTCGCCCGTAAGGGGCGTTTCGCCGAATCGCGTGGCAAGCTGGTCGGCAAATGCCAATGTATTGTACCAGAGGGCGTTTATTTCAACGGGATAGCCCTGTCTGGGCGTTACAGGGGCATTGTTTGCCTGCGCGTCCATCCAGGTAAGCTGGCTGTGGTCGTTGCCCGCGTGCAGCAGACCTTCGGCGTCAACGTAAATATCCAGTTGGCGCGCCATGCCTTCGCCCGCGCGGTAGCCGGAAATGATCGCCTTTAATGCGGGCCATGCGTTTTCACGCACCCAGGCGAGCTGCCCCGCATCAACTTCAAGGCAGCTTTGCAGGGCAAAGGCGTACCACAGGGCGGCGTCAACGGAGTTGTAAGCGTGGTCGCCCTGCGGGGAAAACATGTTGGGAATGAGCCCGTCTTTCACATGTCTGCCTATATCAGCCAGAACGCGCAGGCCAAAGTTCGTGCGGCCCGCGTGAAATGTCAGGCCCGGCAGGCTGATAAGCGTGTCGCGGCCCCAGGCGTCAAACCAGTGGTAGCCTGCCAGAATTTCGGCCCTTCCTGACGGGCTTTCAACGCAGAACTGCTGGCCCGCCTGGCTCAGATGCCCAGCCAAACCGCCCCCGGTCTTGTGAGCCTTTGTGCGCTCGCGGCTGGCATCGTTCCACAACTGGCGCAGATCCTGCCCGCAGGGTTTGGTACCAGCCGCCAGATAGACGCAGCAGTCATCCGCTCCTCCGGCAAGGGGCGGCATGAACACGTCAAGCGTGCCCGGTACGAAAAGATCTTCGCTGTAGGGGAAGCCGCGTTCGCGTTCTTCAAGGTATTCCACATTGCGGCACCAGTCCGGCTGTGGTGCGAACGAATATCCCTGGCTTGTCTGGCACTGGATGTAGAGGGTGGGCAGTCCCTCGTAGGGGGTGATGCTGAATCCATCGGGCAGCGGGGTTGTATCCGCGCGCAGCTCGGAGTTGGCGTGGGTGAGTTTGTGGAAGTTGCGGTAGGCAAGAAGGGGATGCAGGCGCAGGGTCAGTGGCGGCGCGTGGGTTGGCCCGCGCACGCTCCAGCGCAGCAGTATCTGGCTCTCGCCCTGAACAAGCAGGGCTTCGCGGCACAGGCGCACATCGCCAACCCGGTAGACGCACTGGGGCCACTGGTCAAGCCGGAAGGCCTCCAGGTAGTCGTGGCCGTGAGGGTACAGCGTGCCCGGGTGTTGCCGTGTTGAAAGATGGAATTCCTTGCCGCCGCCCATAAGGGACTCTTCAAGGCCTGCAAGCAATACATGGCGGCCATACTGCGTATTGACCGTGAGCAGGCCGTGGTACTTGCGCGTGTTGCAGTAAAGAATGGTGCTGCTGGCATAGTCGCCCAAACCGTTGGTGAGCAGCCATTCCTTGCGCAATGCCCTGCGAGTGTTCTGGCAGGCGGCCTTGTCAAAGCTGAACCGCATACGGCCTCCGGCGGTATGGGTGCTTGGAGAATAGCGCTGCGTGAGGGCGAGGAGGGGAGGGTAGGTCGCAGCGGGCCTATTTGAGACTACTGAGGGTGTGGAGCCAGGACGCGAAACCGCGCGGGACGGCCGTGAACGGTGCGTGGCACCAATGCTTCAATATGCGCAATGTTCACCTGCGATGCCAATTGAGGGGCACCGTGCCAGTCTGTGGCTGAGGTGTGCGCCGCACACAGGGGTATACGGCCCGTCCCC
This genomic interval carries:
- a CDS encoding glycosyltransferase family 4 protein — its product is MRVLMFGWEFPPHISGGLGTACFGMTQALARRGAEIIFVLPRIDDSKGRDGFLWLRSASGTPITEDLVRRMAWAQQEVWHEGIRCLPVDSPLVPYLTEQDYASAMGSSGTRTCMEQPCSSTVYPAGSHKFRQRQSITYTLQGGYGPDLMTEVLRYSRLAAALAVQENFDVIHAHDWMTYPAGMLAKNLTGKPLVVHIHATEYDRSGSGINEQVAGIERAGMMAADVVVAVSRLTRKTVIERYGIPPEKVLVVHNAVARHEAQRRYPIPPRIRHEKRVLFLGRVTFQKGPEYFMEAARLVLQKIPNVRFFMAGSGDMLPRLIRRAGQLRMGSRFHFAGFLHGEEVDRMFALSDLYVMPSVSEPFGITPLEAMLYDVPVLLSRQSGVSEVLEHALKADFWDTREMADKICAVLRYPCLAAELVKNCREEMKSIRWENAADQLLAIYHNVHGGR
- a CDS encoding amylo-alpha-1,6-glucosidase, coding for MRFSFDKAACQNTRRALRKEWLLTNGLGDYASSTILYCNTRKYHGLLTVNTQYGRHVLLAGLEESLMGGGKEFHLSTRQHPGTLYPHGHDYLEAFRLDQWPQCVYRVGDVRLCREALLVQGESQILLRWSVRGPTHAPPLTLRLHPLLAYRNFHKLTHANSELRADTTPLPDGFSITPYEGLPTLYIQCQTSQGYSFAPQPDWCRNVEYLEERERGFPYSEDLFVPGTLDVFMPPLAGGADDCCVYLAAGTKPCGQDLRQLWNDASRERTKAHKTGGGLAGHLSQAGQQFCVESPSGRAEILAGYHWFDAWGRDTLISLPGLTFHAGRTNFGLRVLADIGRHVKDGLIPNMFSPQGDHAYNSVDAALWYAFALQSCLEVDAGQLAWVRENAWPALKAIISGYRAGEGMARQLDIYVDAEGLLHAGNDHSQLTWMDAQANNAPVTPRQGYPVEINALWYNTLAFADQLATRFGETPLTGDTTLRRLRMVFFQRFWIHGGGGYLGDVWRAGKVDASVRPNQIFAVSLPHAILPEEYQAQVVECVRNKLLTPYGLRTLAPDDPHYKGRYDGDPAARDAAYHQGTVWPWLLGHYADALLRTAWDIDGAALALLDTLTPLYCDHISQAGLGSISEIFDGSPPYKPNGCIAQAWSVAECLRLLLRVQKAAPAVYQRWQKLAAHRMAHPVTGDTAGVCRVSMVLEGCKKHHKCAPEATPAPGSAC
- a CDS encoding glycoside hydrolase family 57 protein, which produces MPAICLCYEVHEPYQLRRYTVFDMGQNSIYEDDDHNCDAMLRAARLCYLPANELMLKLIRRYEGAFRVSYAISGTALDLFEQYVPEVLDSFVALARTGCVEFVAETAPHSLAFLYSREEFDRQVKAQLARLNTLFGYKPVTFKNTECVYNNDLAVAVAELGFKAVLAEGTDHVLGWRSANYLYQPVSAPGLSMLLRNTNLSGDIGMRFSDTAWPAWPLRAETFASWCHGLAESADIINIINDYHILGLRHSKESGIFDFMEALPEALLARKDFHFTTPGMAIQAFKPMGEMDVPQFMSWDEESGDLTAWLGNDMQKDAIHALYALSSRVALCGAPDLQHDFDRLQTADHFRHMSTKWFSSESPDRPSPFGSPYDAYITFMNVLADFEMRLKAAEELQAAPAPGASAISAASAKTKSPAAQGRKAQAKPPEKTSGKKKTGAKAEGAATEKKPAATRRKTGTTA